The Gilliamella apicola genome window below encodes:
- a CDS encoding MurR/RpiR family transcriptional regulator has product MINLKLREVKNDLSIKELEVAQYIISHSQAVKNMSIQTLAKLNYVSTSTILRLCNKLGYSGFSDFKVDLISSSPQKFSTDILQDDINLNDTLEDVNRKVQAMEKSSIDETHSIVNLKALDNAIDLIITSNKIVIFGVGSSGLVGKELEYQLIKIKKDVNCHFDAHISRSIVSTLGKNDLIIIISHSGETPECVELLKLAESLKVPSIAITKMGQSQISLLANIVLHTTSMEHASRLIPIRSKISQISVMNMLLTNLFIRKYDKHLLEQTQNREKRKYPHHK; this is encoded by the coding sequence ATGATTAACTTGAAACTCAGAGAAGTGAAAAATGATCTATCGATAAAAGAATTAGAGGTTGCGCAGTACATTATAAGCCATTCTCAAGCGGTAAAAAATATGAGTATTCAAACATTAGCTAAGCTTAATTATGTTAGTACTAGTACAATTTTAAGATTATGCAATAAACTCGGTTATAGTGGATTTAGCGATTTTAAAGTTGATCTTATTTCATCATCACCACAAAAATTTAGTACCGATATCTTACAAGATGATATTAACCTTAATGATACCTTGGAAGATGTAAATAGAAAAGTTCAGGCTATGGAAAAATCCTCTATCGATGAGACTCATTCTATCGTCAACCTTAAAGCATTGGATAACGCTATTGATTTGATTATAACGAGTAATAAGATCGTTATTTTTGGGGTGGGCAGTAGCGGTTTAGTTGGAAAAGAGTTGGAGTATCAACTCATTAAAATTAAAAAAGATGTTAACTGCCATTTTGATGCTCACATCAGTCGAAGTATTGTTAGCACACTCGGTAAAAATGATTTAATCATTATTATTTCACATTCAGGTGAAACGCCAGAATGTGTAGAGTTATTAAAACTTGCCGAAAGTTTAAAAGTTCCCTCTATTGCAATCACAAAAATGGGGCAAAGTCAGATATCTCTATTAGCAAACATTGTGTTACATACTACCTCGATGGAGCATGCTTCACGACTGATTCCAATTCGTTCTAAAATTTCACAAATATCGGTTATGAATATGTTACTGACAAATTTATTTATCAGAAAATATGATAAACATTTGCTTGAGCAAACTCAAAATCGTGAAAAACGTAAATACCCTCATCATAAATAA
- a CDS encoding LysR family transcriptional regulator → MYNFNELNYFITIAQAGSFVKAAKSLQISPSALSHSMRNLESRLDLRLFNRTTRSMSLTEAGEQLFKQVAPLFKSINDEVNALANFLETPSGTIRINSTSLAVEMILYPKLRDFLTQYPQIKVEIQADNSWVDIVEQGFDMGCRIGDDLAKDMVAVKISEPLKMALVASPDYLKNTTKPKHINDLDHHKLIGLRISSHHGAELSWEFSDNGNTLVYHPSSQLIFNNHLRKQAALDGLGITWVGRLEVEEELAEGTLVELLEDFAMTYEPFYIYYPSRKGHSNVFKLILEALKY, encoded by the coding sequence ATGTATAACTTTAATGAACTAAATTACTTTATAACGATAGCCCAAGCGGGCAGTTTTGTAAAAGCGGCCAAATCTTTACAAATTTCACCCTCGGCACTGAGCCATAGTATGCGTAATTTAGAGAGCCGTCTTGATTTACGATTATTTAATCGTACCACCCGCAGTATGTCATTAACCGAAGCTGGCGAACAGTTATTTAAACAAGTTGCCCCCTTATTCAAATCGATTAATGACGAAGTTAATGCCTTAGCAAACTTTCTTGAAACACCGTCGGGAACAATCAGAATTAATTCGACCAGTCTTGCGGTAGAAATGATTCTCTATCCTAAATTGCGCGATTTTTTAACTCAATATCCTCAAATAAAAGTTGAAATTCAAGCTGACAATAGCTGGGTCGATATTGTTGAACAAGGTTTTGATATGGGCTGCCGTATCGGTGACGATCTCGCTAAAGATATGGTTGCAGTAAAAATATCAGAGCCGTTAAAAATGGCATTGGTTGCCAGCCCAGATTATTTAAAAAATACCACAAAACCTAAGCATATTAATGATTTAGATCATCATAAATTAATAGGATTAAGGATCTCTTCTCATCATGGTGCAGAATTATCATGGGAATTTAGCGATAATGGTAACACCCTAGTTTATCATCCTTCATCACAATTAATTTTTAATAATCACCTCCGTAAACAGGCAGCATTAGACGGTTTAGGTATTACTTGGGTGGGTCGGTTAGAAGTAGAAGAAGAATTAGCAGAAGGAACATTAGTTGAATTATTAGAGGATTTTGCCATGACCTATGAACCATTTTATATCTATTACCCAAGCCGAAAAGGTCATTCAAATGTATTTAAATTGATTTTAGAAGCGTTGAAATACTAA
- a CDS encoding aldo/keto reductase — translation MDYIKLGTSNIEVSRFCLGCMSFGDPASQMHAWTLDPDQSEAIIKHALDLGINFIDTANTYSAGTSEEYVGRAIKRNIARDKVVIATKVYFNEGHLSKKAIETEINGSLKRLGTDYVDLYIIHRFDSSTPIDETMEALHNLVKAGKVRALGASAMYGYQFHNMQLAAQQNHWTQFVSMQNHYNLLYREDERELIPVCKQFNVSLTPYSPLAAGRLSRLEWKADTLRSKTDKVAISKYDRTQNTDINIVKRVHEIAEKYNVTMTQVALAWQFAKGVASPIIGATKTQYLDDAVGALKVKLTQEDVTYLEQLYMPHRIVGAL, via the coding sequence ATGGATTACATTAAACTTGGCACGTCGAACATTGAAGTGTCGCGATTTTGTTTAGGGTGTATGAGTTTTGGCGATCCAGCCAGTCAAATGCATGCATGGACACTTGATCCTGATCAAAGTGAAGCGATTATCAAACACGCTCTTGATTTAGGCATTAATTTTATTGATACCGCGAATACTTATTCGGCGGGTACCAGTGAAGAATATGTAGGACGAGCAATAAAAAGAAACATTGCCCGCGATAAAGTTGTTATTGCAACTAAAGTTTACTTTAATGAAGGCCATCTATCCAAAAAAGCGATCGAAACAGAAATAAACGGATCACTTAAACGCCTTGGCACTGATTATGTGGATTTATATATTATCCACCGTTTTGACTCTAGCACGCCGATAGACGAAACAATGGAAGCATTACATAATTTGGTTAAAGCAGGAAAAGTCCGTGCATTAGGTGCGTCAGCAATGTATGGTTATCAATTTCATAATATGCAATTAGCTGCCCAGCAAAATCACTGGACACAATTTGTATCGATGCAAAATCATTATAATTTATTGTATCGGGAAGATGAACGTGAGCTCATTCCAGTTTGCAAGCAATTTAATGTTTCATTAACGCCATATAGCCCTTTAGCGGCAGGTAGATTGTCTCGTTTAGAGTGGAAAGCTGATACATTACGCAGTAAAACCGATAAGGTCGCTATCTCTAAATACGACAGAACCCAAAATACCGATATTAATATTGTAAAAAGAGTTCATGAAATTGCCGAAAAATATAATGTAACTATGACACAAGTGGCTTTAGCATGGCAGTTTGCTAAAGGGGTTGCTTCACCTATAATTGGTGCAACTAAAACTCAATATCTCGACGATGCAGTAGGGGCATTGAAGGTTAAATTAACGCAAGAAGATGTTACTTATCTTGAGCAACTTTACATGCCACATCGTATTGTGGGCGCTTTATAA